Part of the Streptomyces sp. f51 genome is shown below.
GACGTGCATGTCGAGGTGGTCTGGCACTGCCTCGCCGTGCGCGAGGCGCCGCCCGCCGACGTGCCCTCGCTCGGGGAGGCGGAGCGGGAGCTGGCGGAGGCGCTCCGCGAGGCGACGGAGGTGCTGTCGCGGCTGGACGTGGCCGGGTCGGGGCCGGTCGCGGCGGCGGCGATCGAGGCGTACCGGGCTCGGGCGGAGCGGGGGCGGGAGGTGCTGGCTCCGGGGTATCCGCCGCGTGCGGTGCGGGTGCTGGAGCTGGCGCAGCGGGTCGGGATGCTGATCTCGGTGGCGTACGAGAGTGGGCACGGTGGTGCGGTGAGCGCGTCGGAGATGGCCGCTCGGGCCGAGGCGCTGCGTCCGGTGGAGCGGACCGCTCGGCGGGCGCAGGTGGCGGCGTACAACGCGTTCGTGGAGGAGCGGGAGCGGGGCGTGCGCTGAGCTCCGCTCCGGGTTCGGCTTCGGTCCGGTGGGGGGTCGGGGCCGTGCCGGTGCATCAGCCCGTCGCCGTTGGATGAGGAGTGACCGTCGGTGGCGACGGGCATCGATGTACCGGCACGGCCCCTCGCGTCCCATTCCGGCTGCGGGTCCGTCCTGGTGGCGGCAGCAGCCCAGGACAAAGTCAGCCCCGGCCGGGGAAAGTCTCAGCCCCTCAAGTGCGTGATTTTCAGCCCCTCCGGCGTTTGAGGAGCGGGGGCTGGGGCGGAGCCCCAGGTGCGGGTTGGGTAGGGGCGGAGGGGGCGAAAGAAGGCTTTGGCGGGGTCGGCGTCGGTTTCGGGGGCCTGGAGTCTGCGGACTGCGGGGGCATGCGGAAGGGCCCCGCGAAACGTTTCCGTTTTGCGGGGCCCCTTGGGGTGACCGGCTCAGCCGTTGACGCCCGCGTTGCCGAACGCCGGGTTCAGGAGGCCGACGACGTTGACGGAGTTGCCCACCACGTTGACGGGGATGTGGATGGGGAGCTGGGCGACGTTGCCCGAGACGACGCCCGGCGAGTGCGCGGCGGCGCCCTCGGCACCCGCGTCGGCGACAGCGGCACCGGCACCAGCGCCCGCGGCGATACCGGCGACGGTGACGGCCAGGGCGGCCTTCTTGGCGATGTTCATGGGAAGCGTTCCTCCTGCGTGTACGGATCCGACCCTGCCGCGGGTCGTACGCTGAGCAACGCCCCGGAGCCGGGGACGGCACGGGCAGGCGGTACGGAATGCCCCGTCCGGTTCAGTCCACGGATGAGCCGACAAGCCGACCGGCCCTCCAGGGGACTCCCTGGAAGGCCGGTGGTCGTGACCGCCGGGGCGGGGAACCTCAGTGGTTGAGGCCGAGGTTGCCGAAGGCCGGGTTCAGGGCGCCGATGACGTTCACGCTGTTCCCCACGAGGTTCACCGGGACGTCGACCGGGGCCTGGACGAGGTTGCCGGAGACGACGCCCGGGGAACCCACGGCCTTGCCGGCGGCCGAAGCGCCGTCCGCCGCCGAGGCCATCCCCGCACCGGCGGCGACGAGACCGCCCGCCACCATCGCGACGGCCGTGAACTTCTTCAGGTTCTTCACTTGCGAAACCCCTCCTGGTGAACACCGCGGCGGATCACCGCGGCGCACTGGAGAACGGCCGGGCCCCACGGAGGATGCGCCATCCGGGTGACATACACACGACGGTATGAATCTCATCCCGGAGCGGGACCTTCCGAGTTGACGGTCAGTCCGCGATCCCGTGCCGTACGGCCCACAGGGCGGCCTGGGTGCGGTCGGCGAGGTCGAGTTTCATCAGGATGTTCGAGACGTGGGTCTTCACCGTCTTCTCGGATAGGACGAGGGCGCGGGCGATCTCCCGGTTGGACCGGCCGTCCGCGATCAGGCCGAGCACCTCCCGTTCCCGCTCGGTGAGCGAGACACCTCTGCCCTGGCCCGAGTTGACCTCCTCCTGCGACAACAGGGCGTTGGCGACCTCCTGTTGCAGGACGACATGCCCCGCGTGGACGGAGCGGATGGCCCCGGCCAGCGCGTCGGGGTCCACGTCCTTGTACACGTACCCGGCGGCGCCCGCGCGCAGCGCCGGTACCACCGTGCGCTGCTCGGTGAAGCTGGTGACGATCAGCACGCGCGCGGGGTTGGCGAGTTCGCGGAGCTTGCGCAGCGCGTCCACGCCGTCCATTCCCGGCATCTTGACGTCCATGAGGACGACGTCGGGTCTCAGCTCCTCGGCGCGGGTGACGCCCTCCGACCCGTCGGACGCCTCCCCCACGACCTCGATGTCGTCCTGTACTTCGAGGAAGGTGCGCAGTCCCCGGCGGACGACCTGGTGGTCGTCGACGAGCAGCACCTTGATTGCGTCAGCCACCAGGGACCTCCATCTCGATCACGGTGCCCTTCCCGGGCGCCGATTCCACGGTGAGTGTGCCGCCGACCCCGCTCGCCCGGTCCCGCATCGACACCAGGCCGAGATGGCGGCCGGCGCTGCGTATCGCGGTGGGGTCGAAGCCGCTGCCGTCGTCGCGGACGCACAGGACGGCACCGGGGCCGCGCCGCTCCAGGGTGACGTCGACCCGGGTGGCGCCGGAGTGCCGCAGCGCGTTGTGCAGGGCCTCCTGGGAGACCCGCAGCACGGCCTCCTCCTGGGAGGCGGGCAGTGCCCGTACACCGTGGCCGCAGAAGGTCACGCGCGCGGAGTGGGCGCGGTCGAGGACCTGGATCTGGGTGCGCAGGGTGGCGACGAGACCGTCCTCGTCGAGAGCGGCGGGGCGCAACTCGACGACGGCGGCGCGCAGTTCCTCGGCGGCCTCTGCGGCGAGAGCGGCCACGTGCTGGAGTTCGCCCTTGGCACGGGAGGGGTCGCGGTCGACCAGGGCGGCGGCGGCCTGCGCGGTCAGACGCAGGGAGAACAGCTTCTGGCTGACGGCGTCGTGCAGTTCGTGCGCGAGCCGGGAGCGCTCCTCGGCGATGGTGAGTTCGCGGCTGCGTTCGTAGAGCCGGGCGTTGGTCAGGGCGATCGCCGCGTGCTGGGCGAGGATGGTGAGGAGTTCCTCGTCGTCCTCGGTGAAGCCGCAGCGGCCGTCCGGCCCGGGGCACGGCGGTTCGCCCTCGGGCCGCATCTTGTTCGCGAGGAAGAGCGCGCCGATGATCTCGTCGCCGTCGCGGATGGGCAGGCCGAGGAAGTCGGACATGTCCGGGTGGGCCGCGGGCCAGCCCTCGAAGCGGGGGTCCTTGCGCACGTCGGCCAGGCGCTCGGGGCGGGCCTCGCGCAGCATCGCGGCGAGGATGCCGTGCTGGCGCGGGAGCGGTCCGATGGCCTTCCACTGCGCGTCGCTGACCCCGTCCACGACGAACTGGGCGAAGCCTCCGTGGTCGTCGGGCACCCCGAGGGCCGCGTACTGCGCGTCGAGCAGTTCGCGGGCCGAGGCGACGATCGTCTTGAGGACGTCGCGCACTTCGAGATGCCTGCTCATGGCCAGCAGCGCGGAGCTCACCGCGTACAGGCCCGACCGGGGTCCGTGACTCATGCCCCCAAACTACCGGCGGGCGGTGACAGCGCGTATCGGCCCTGTGGACGCGCGGGCCGGGCCATTGGGCCTAGGACGAAGGGCCCCTGATCATTGCGGCCCGCGTACGAGGCGCCCGGGCGGGGCCCGTTCCTACGGTGAGGGCAGCCGCCGGGAAGGCGGTCCGAGCGAGGGGACGGTTGTCATGCCGGTAGCGATCATCACGGGAGCTTCGAAGGGTCTGGGGAGGGTGCTCGGCGCGGCGCTGGCCGGGCGCGGCTGGGATCTGGTGCTCGACGCGAGGACGGCGGGGGTGCTGGAGGAGACCGCGCGGGCGCTCGCCGCGTACGGGACGCGGGTGGAGGCCCTGCCCGGGGATGTGACGGACGCCGGTCACCGTGCGGAGCTGGTGGCGGCGGCCCGGAAGCTGGGCGGTGTCGACCTGCTCGTGAACAACGCGAGCGCGCTGGGCGCGGAGCCGCTGGTGCGTCTGGAGGAGCTGGACCTGGAGGGGCTGCGGCGGGCTCTCGAGGTCAATGTGGTCGCCGCGCTGGGTCTGGTGCAGGAGGCGCTGCCGCCGCTGCGGGCGGCGGTGGCGGGCGCGGTCGTCTGTGTCAGTTCGGACGCCGCGGCCGAGGCGTACGAGACCTGGGGCGGCTACGGGGCCTCGAAGGCGGCGCTCGACCAGCTCTCGGCGGTGCTGGGTGAGGAGGAGCCCGGGCTGCGGGTGTGGGCGATGGACCCGGGGGACATGGGCACCGACCTCTACACGGCGGCGGTGCCGGACGACGACGGGCCGCGGCCGGCCCCCGACCGGGTGGTTCCGGCCTTCCTCCGTCTGCTCGACGAACGGCCGGCCAGTGGGCGCTACGCGGCCTCGGACCTGCTGGAGGAGCGGTGACGACGGCGACGGGGATTGCCCGGGAGGGGCGCGGCCGGGACCGGGGAAGCGTTCCGGAGGAGTTGTCGGCGCGGGTTCCGACGGAGCAGCGCGGTCCCGGGCGCGACCGGGACTCCGTACGGCTGCTGGTGTCGCGCGGTGTCGAGGTGTCGCATCACGCGTTCGTGGAGCTGCCGCGGCTGCTGCGGGCCGGGGATCTGCTGGTGGTCAACACCTCGGCCACGCTGGCGGCGGCCGTGGACGGGCGGATCGGGCCCGCGCGTGTGGTCGTGCACTTCTCCACGCGCGGTGACGACGGCCGGTGGGCGGTCGAGCTGCGGGATCCCGACGGACGTGGAACCACGCGCGCGCGGGCGGGTGGGCCCGCGGGGACAGAGGTGCGCCTGCCCGGGGACGGGCGTCTGGTCCTGGAGGAGCCGCTGGCCGCGCGGGGGTCGCGGCTGTGGTGGGGGCGCGTCGCGGACACGGACGTGCTGGGGCTGCTGCGACGGCACGGGCGGCCCATCCGCTACTCCTACACGGAGCGGGACCAGCCGCTGTCGGTGTACCAGACGGTGTTCGCGCTGCCGTCGGACGACGGGGCGGGGAGCGCGGAGATGCCGAGCGCGGCGCGTCCCTTCACCGCGCGCCTGGTGGCGGAGCTGGTGAGCCGGGGGGTGCAGTTCGCGCCGGTCACCCTGCACACGGGGGTCGCGTCGGCGGAGGCGCACGAGCCGCCGTACCCGGAGCGGTACGAGGTTTCGGCGGTGTCGGCCCGGCTGATCAACGCGGCGCGGGCCGGCGGAGGCCGGATCGTCGCGGTCGGTACGACGGCGGTGCGGGCCGTGGAGTCAGCGACCGGTGAGGACGGGCTGGTCCGGGCGGCGAAAGGGTGGACCGGTCTGGTGGTGACTCCGGAGCGCGGGGTGCGGGCGGTCGACGGGCTGCTGACCGGGCTGCACGAGCCGGAGGCCTCGCATCTGCTGATGCTGGAGGCGATCGCGGGCGGAGCGGCGATCGACCGGGGCTACGCCGAGGCCTTGCGCAGGCGCTATCTCTGGCACGAGTTCGGCGACGTGCACCTCATCCTCCCCGGAAACGGGCCTCACACAGAGCATTGCTCCAGCAACTCCGCGTCAGAATGATCGAGGACCCCTGTGAGCCCTCGCATAGGGTCCAGGTCACGTACGAAGGTGCATAGGAGATAAAAGGGACAAGGTGACCAGGGAAGACATGCCAGTCTGCCCCGATTTGCACCTTCTGCGTCCACTACCTGGCTTCGTAGGTCACACCTTTGCCAGGGCATTTTGCGACCGCTAAGAATTGCTCATGTCGCTCAGCGCCTCGGGTTCTCCCCCGGGGCGTTTGTTCCGGAAACACAGTCCCCGACCGGGACGAAGAGCGACCTCCGCGCTATTCGAAGAGGTCTTCAGTCATGCTTAAGAACATTGCTGCTCGTCGTCCCAGTACGAAGCTCACCAAGCTCCACAAGTACTCGGTGGCCGGTGTCGCCACCCTCGGTGCCGCCACCCTCGCGTTCTCCCTGGCGCCCTCCGGCTCGCACACCACCACCGACGCCGCCGCCCCCGCGGCGCCGGTCGCCTACAGCGGCCAGCAGATCAAGGGCGTCGAGGCCGGCGTCGCCGGTACGACCGGTGCCCAGCTGAAGGCGGAGTCCATAGCCGCCAAGCACAAGGCGGCCGCGGACTCCGCGACCGCGGCGAAGAAGAAGGCCGCCGCGACGGCGGCCGCCAAGAAGAAGGCCGCGGCGCACGCCGCCGCCGTCAAGGCCGCCGCGAAGAAGAAGGCGGCCGCGTCCCACGCGAAGGCCGCCGCCGCGAGCCGCTCCACGCAGCGCATCACGATGCAGACCGTCGCCGCGAAGACGTACGCCAACAACCTCGACGGCTGGATCCGCCAGTCCCTCGACATCATGAAGGCGCACGGCATCCCGGGCACCTACAACGGACTGCACAAGAACATCATGCGTGAGTCCTCGGGCAACCCGATGGCCATCAACGACTGGGACATCAACGCCATCAACGGCATCCCCTCGAAGGGCCTGCTCCAGGTCATCCCGCCGACGTTCAAGGCGTACCACGTGGCCGGCACCTCGTGGGACATCTACAACCCGGTCGCCAACATCACCGCCGCCGCCAACTACGCGGCCGACAAGTACGGTTCCATGGACAACGTGAACAGCGCGTACTGAGGACTCAGCGCGGAGTTCCCACACAGACGCCGAAGGGCGGCACCCCGGTCGGGGGTGCCGCCCTCGCGTCGTTCCCGGGCGTCTACTTGCGCATGACCTCGGGCTCGTGGCGGCGCAGGAAGCGGGCCACGAAGAAGCCGCAGACCACACCGAGGACGACCAGCGCGATCATGTCGAGGGTCCAGGCCCCGGCCGTGTGGTTCCACAGCGGGTCCGTGCTCGTCGGATCGTCCTGGTTCGGGAAGATGTTGTTCAGGTCCAGCGTGGCCCCGGACGCGGCCACCGCCCACCGGGCCGGCATCAGGTACGAGAACTGGTTGACGCCCACCGTGCCGTTCAGGATGAACAGGCAGCCCGTGAAGACCACCTGGACGATCGCGAACATGACCAGCAGCGGCATGGTCTTCTCGGCCGTCTTCACCAGCGACGAGATGATCAGGCCGAACATCATCGACACGAAGCCCAGAGCCATGATCGGCAGCGTGAGCTCGACCTTGGGCAGGCTCTTGAGGATCAGCCCCTCGGACGGGACCTCGCGGCTGCCGAAACCGATCGCGCCGACCAGCGCGCCCTGGAGCATGGTGATCACACCGAGCACGATCACCTTGGACATCAGATACGCCGAGCGCGACAGGCCCGTCGCCCGCTCCCGCTCGTAGATCACCCGTTCCTTGATCAGCTCACGGACCGAGTTGGCCGCGCCCGCGAAGCACGCTCCGACCGCGAGGATCAGCAGCACGGTCGTGGCGGTGCCGTTCGCCACATGGGCGCCCGACGGCAGTATCTTCGCGTTGACCAGCAGCGTCTTGCCGTTGTCGATGAGCAGGCTGACCGAGCCCAGCACCGCGGGCAGGATCACCGTCAGGGCCAGGAAGCCCTTGTCCGACGCGATCACCGAGACATAGCGGCGCATCAGCGTCATCAGCTGCGAGCCCCAGCCCTGCGGCTTCGGCGGCTTCATCGCCTGCGCCGGAGGCATCTGCGTCGACTGCGGAGCCACCGCGTCGATGTCGGCCGCGTACATCTGGTAGTGCTGCGAGCCCTTCCAGCGGCCCGCCCAGTCGTAGTCGCGGTAGTTCTCGAACGCGGAGAACACGTCGGCCCAGGTGTCGTAGCCGAAGAAGTTCAGCGCCTCCTCCGGCGGACCGAAGTAGGCGACGGCACCGCCGGGCGCCATCACGAGGAGCTTGTCGCAGATCGCGAGCTCCGCCACCGAGTGGGTGACGACGAGGACCGTACGGCCGTCGTCGGCGAGGCCGCGCAGCAGCTGCATGACGTCACGGTCCATGCCCGGGTCGAGACCGGAGGTCGGCTCGTCCAGGAAGATCAGCGACGGCTTGGTGAGCAGCTCCAGGGCCACCGAGACACGCTTGCGCTGGCCACCGGAGAGCGAGGTGACCTTCTTCTCCTTGTGGATGTCCAGCTTCAGCTCGCGCAGCACCTCGTCTATGCGCGCGTCGCGCTCCGCGCCCGTGGTGTCGGCGGGGAAGCGCAGCTTGGCCGCGTACTTGAGGGCCTTCTTGACGGTCAGTTCCTTGTGCAGGATGTCGTCCTGCGGGACCAGACCGATGCGCTGGCGCAGCTCGGCGAACTGCTTGTACAGGTTCCGGTTGTCGTAGAGGACGTCGCCCTGGTTGGCGGGGCGGTAGCCCGTGAGCGCCTTCAGGAGCGTCGACTTGCCGGAACCCGACGGGCCGATGACCGCGACGAGCGACTTCTCGGGCACGCCGAAGGAGACGTCCTTGAGGATCTGCTTGCCGCCGTCGACGGTGACCGTCAGATGGCGGGCCGAGAAGGAGACCTCACCGGTGTCGACGAACTCCTCGAGCCGGTCGCCGACCAGGCGGAACGTCGAGTGGCCGACGCCGACGATGTCGTGCGGGCCGAGCAGCGCGGAGCCGCCCTTGGCGATCGGCATACCGTTGACGTACGTGCCGTTGTGCGAGCCGAGATCGCGGATCTCGAAGCGGCCGTCCGGCGTCGCGTGGAACTCGGCGTGGTGGCGCGAGACCTGGAGGTCCGAGACGACCAGCTCGTTCTCCAGCGCACGGCCGATACGCATCACGCGGCCCAGCGAGAACTGGTGGAACGTCGTCGGGCTGCGGTCGCCGTAGACCGGCGGCGCCCCCGCGCCTCCACCGGTTCCCTGCTGCTGTGGAATGCCCCCCGCCTGCTGTGCGTTCATCGCGGGCTCCGCCGCCTGCGGCGTCGGCGGCTGGGCCCAGCCCGGGCCGGCGCCCTGGGCCGCGAACGGCTGCTGCGCCGCCGGGGCCGCGGCACCGGCCACGCTCAGCCGCGGACCGTCGGTCGCGTTGCCGAGGTGCACGGCCGAGCCGGGTCCGATCTCCAACTGGTGGATCCGCTGCCCCTGTACGAACGTGCCGTTGGTGCTCCCGTGGTCGTCGATGACCCAACTACGGCCGTTCCAGCTGATCGTGGCGTGCCGCCAGGAGACCCTGGCGTCATCGAGCACGATGTCCCCCTGCGGATCACGTCCGAGGGTGTGAGGCCTGGACGCGTCGAGCGTCCAGGTCCGTCCATTCAATTCCAGTACGAGTTCCGGCACTCCAGCCCCACTGAGTTGTCCCCCGAGTTACCCCCGCTACAGGGAGTCTAGGGATGTCGAACATCGTGGGGAACTATTTCAGTTCAGGCCCCCTGACCGAAAGTCGGGCCTTGGGAACGATGGACAACAGGCGGGTTGTCCGCATCCGTTGACGGGGTTGAAACCGGCCCGGAGAGTGGTAATCCCACACGAGGGGGACATTCGCGGGATCACCGCGGCGCTGATCGGGGGGTCTGGCGATGAGCAACGGGACCACGCACCACGGCGGGAACGGCGGGACCGTGCCCTGGGGGGACGTGCTGTTGTCCGCGATCGCCTCGGTGAGCTGGGCGTTGATCGGGATGGCGGGTACCGCCGCGCTCGGTCTGCATCTGCTCGGGGCGGACGCGGCGGCCTCGCTCGGCCCCATGACCGCGGCGATGGTGGCTCTCGGGGCCGGCGGCGCGGTGACACCGTCCGGGAACGTCTCCGCGTTCGGGCTGAAGGGGGCGCAGGCGCACACCGCCGTCCAGATCACGCCGCTGGGTGTCGGCCTGGTCGGCGCCCTGCTGCTGTCGTGGTTCTTCCTGCGCTCCCTGCGCGGGGCGGGAGTTGTCGTCGGGCCGGCCGAACTCCTCGCCCGGGCGGGTTCGGTGGTCGCCCTGTTCGTCGCGATGATGGGCGGCCTGGCCTGGGCCGGGCACGACGTCGTCACCATCGACGGCGACAAGCTGGGGCTCGGCAAGGTCGCGGGCGGTGGCGGCGGGCTCGGCTCCATCACGGACAAGCTGCCCGGCGGGCTCGGGGACCTCGGCGGGCTGCTGCCCGGCAGGATCGGGGACCTCGTGAAGGCGAAGGCGGCCGTGGGGTTCTCGGTCGACACCGCGCCGACCCTGCTCGGCGGGGCCGCGTGGGCCGCCGCGGTGCTGCTGATCGCGCTGCTGGCCTCCCGGCGTACGCCGCTGCCGCCCGGCTGGGACGCCGTGCACCGTGCGGTGCGGCCCGCCGTCTCCTCGCTCGTCGCCGTCCTGCTCGTCGCCGTCCTCGCGGGGCTCGCGGCGGCCGCGTACGCCGCGATCGGGGACGCGCATCCGAAGCGGATCGCGGGTGCCGCGCTGCTCGGCGCGCCCAACGGGGTGTGGCTCGGTGTCCCCCTCGGGCTCTTCGTCCCCTTCGACGGCAAGGCCACCGGCGAGCTCGCGAAGCTGTTGCCCGATCCCCTCGACAAGCTGCTGACCGCCGACGCGTCCCGGCCCGTCACGCTCGGGCGGCTCTCCGAACTCGACGGGCGGGTATGGCTGTTGGCCGTCGCCGTCGCTTTGATGATGCTGTACGCGGGCGTTCTGACGGCGGTGCGTACGCCGTTCGTACGGGGTGGGGGTGCTCTGCGGTTCGCGGGGCGCTGCGCGGTTCGGCTGGGGGTCGTGACGGCGCTGGCGCTGCCGCTGCTGGCCTGGCTGACGGAGGTGTCGGTGGACGCCTCGCTGTCCGTGTTCGGGTTCGACGCGTTCGGGGCGGGGGTCGAGTTGCGGGGGCGTCTGGGGGTGGCGTTGGTGCTGGGGGCGCTGTGGGGGGCGGGGGCCGGGGGTGTGGGGGCTGTGCTGGCGTTGGTGTGTGGGGTGGCGGGGTGGCGGGTTGTGGAAGTGGGGGGTGTGGGGGTTGGGGGTGTAGGGGTTGCCGGGGGTGGTGGGGTGGCCGGGGTGGCACCGGGTGACGGGGTGGTTTCGGGGGGCGGTGGCATGGCTGGGCCGTACGTGCCTGGGGGGTCCTACCGAGCGCCGAATCCTGACACCAATCCGTATCTGAGGGTGCCGGACGAGGTGCGGGAGCCGGAGGATCGGGCACCCGGGGATGTGTACGGGGCGCCGACCATGGTGGGGCCGATCGGGCCGTCTCCGACGCCGAAGCCTCTGCCGAAGCGGAGGCCGGACGGGCCGCCGCCGCTGCCTCCTCCCCCGCCGCCGGTTCCGCCGTCGCCCGGGGAGGGGCCCTCTGGTCCTCGGCGTCCTCGGCGCTGAGGGGCGAGCGGTTCCCGTCCGGTGGGGGGTCGGGGCCGTGCCGGTGCATCAGCCCGTCGCCGTTGGATGAGGAGTGACCGTCGGTGGCGACGGGCATCGATGTACCGGCACGGCCCCTCGCGTCCCATTCCGGCTGCGGGTCCGTCCACATTTCGGCTCCGGCCGGTGAAAGTTTCAACCCCTCGCGTCCCATCCC
Proteins encoded:
- a CDS encoding S-adenosylmethionine:tRNA ribosyltransferase-isomerase, whose amino-acid sequence is MTTATGIAREGRGRDRGSVPEELSARVPTEQRGPGRDRDSVRLLVSRGVEVSHHAFVELPRLLRAGDLLVVNTSATLAAAVDGRIGPARVVVHFSTRGDDGRWAVELRDPDGRGTTRARAGGPAGTEVRLPGDGRLVLEEPLAARGSRLWWGRVADTDVLGLLRRHGRPIRYSYTERDQPLSVYQTVFALPSDDGAGSAEMPSAARPFTARLVAELVSRGVQFAPVTLHTGVASAEAHEPPYPERYEVSAVSARLINAARAGGGRIVAVGTTAVRAVESATGEDGLVRAAKGWTGLVVTPERGVRAVDGLLTGLHEPEASHLLMLEAIAGGAAIDRGYAEALRRRYLWHEFGDVHLILPGNGPHTEHCSSNSASE
- a CDS encoding SDR family NAD(P)-dependent oxidoreductase → MPVAIITGASKGLGRVLGAALAGRGWDLVLDARTAGVLEETARALAAYGTRVEALPGDVTDAGHRAELVAAARKLGGVDLLVNNASALGAEPLVRLEELDLEGLRRALEVNVVAALGLVQEALPPLRAAVAGAVVCVSSDAAAEAYETWGGYGASKAALDQLSAVLGEEEPGLRVWAMDPGDMGTDLYTAAVPDDDGPRPAPDRVVPAFLRLLDERPASGRYAASDLLEER
- a CDS encoding chaplin, yielding MNIAKKAALAVTVAGIAAGAGAGAAVADAGAEGAAAHSPGVVSGNVAQLPIHIPVNVVGNSVNVVGLLNPAFGNAGVNG
- a CDS encoding streptophobe family protein: MSNGTTHHGGNGGTVPWGDVLLSAIASVSWALIGMAGTAALGLHLLGADAAASLGPMTAAMVALGAGGAVTPSGNVSAFGLKGAQAHTAVQITPLGVGLVGALLLSWFFLRSLRGAGVVVGPAELLARAGSVVALFVAMMGGLAWAGHDVVTIDGDKLGLGKVAGGGGGLGSITDKLPGGLGDLGGLLPGRIGDLVKAKAAVGFSVDTAPTLLGGAAWAAAVLLIALLASRRTPLPPGWDAVHRAVRPAVSSLVAVLLVAVLAGLAAAAYAAIGDAHPKRIAGAALLGAPNGVWLGVPLGLFVPFDGKATGELAKLLPDPLDKLLTADASRPVTLGRLSELDGRVWLLAVAVALMMLYAGVLTAVRTPFVRGGGALRFAGRCAVRLGVVTALALPLLAWLTEVSVDASLSVFGFDAFGAGVELRGRLGVALVLGALWGAGAGGVGAVLALVCGVAGWRVVEVGGVGVGGVGVAGGGGVAGVAPGDGVVSGGGGMAGPYVPGGSYRAPNPDTNPYLRVPDEVREPEDRAPGDVYGAPTMVGPIGPSPTPKPLPKRRPDGPPPLPPPPPPVPPSPGEGPSGPRRPRR
- a CDS encoding response regulator transcription factor, whose translation is MADAIKVLLVDDHQVVRRGLRTFLEVQDDIEVVGEASDGSEGVTRAEELRPDVVLMDVKMPGMDGVDALRKLRELANPARVLIVTSFTEQRTVVPALRAGAAGYVYKDVDPDALAGAIRSVHAGHVVLQQEVANALLSQEEVNSGQGRGVSLTEREREVLGLIADGRSNREIARALVLSEKTVKTHVSNILMKLDLADRTQAALWAVRHGIAD
- a CDS encoding GAF domain-containing sensor histidine kinase, whose translation is MSHGPRSGLYAVSSALLAMSRHLEVRDVLKTIVASARELLDAQYAALGVPDDHGGFAQFVVDGVSDAQWKAIGPLPRQHGILAAMLREARPERLADVRKDPRFEGWPAAHPDMSDFLGLPIRDGDEIIGALFLANKMRPEGEPPCPGPDGRCGFTEDDEELLTILAQHAAIALTNARLYERSRELTIAEERSRLAHELHDAVSQKLFSLRLTAQAAAALVDRDPSRAKGELQHVAALAAEAAEELRAAVVELRPAALDEDGLVATLRTQIQVLDRAHSARVTFCGHGVRALPASQEEAVLRVSQEALHNALRHSGATRVDVTLERRGPGAVLCVRDDGSGFDPTAIRSAGRHLGLVSMRDRASGVGGTLTVESAPGKGTVIEMEVPGG
- a CDS encoding chaplin, whose amino-acid sequence is MKNLKKFTAVAMVAGGLVAAGAGMASAADGASAAGKAVGSPGVVSGNLVQAPVDVPVNLVGNSVNVIGALNPAFGNLGLNH
- a CDS encoding transglycosylase SLT domain-containing protein yields the protein MLKNIAARRPSTKLTKLHKYSVAGVATLGAATLAFSLAPSGSHTTTDAAAPAAPVAYSGQQIKGVEAGVAGTTGAQLKAESIAAKHKAAADSATAAKKKAAATAAAKKKAAAHAAAVKAAAKKKAAASHAKAAAASRSTQRITMQTVAAKTYANNLDGWIRQSLDIMKAHGIPGTYNGLHKNIMRESSGNPMAINDWDINAINGIPSKGLLQVIPPTFKAYHVAGTSWDIYNPVANITAAANYAADKYGSMDNVNSAY
- a CDS encoding FHA domain-containing protein encodes the protein MPELVLELNGRTWTLDASRPHTLGRDPQGDIVLDDARVSWRHATISWNGRSWVIDDHGSTNGTFVQGQRIHQLEIGPGSAVHLGNATDGPRLSVAGAAAPAAQQPFAAQGAGPGWAQPPTPQAAEPAMNAQQAGGIPQQQGTGGGAGAPPVYGDRSPTTFHQFSLGRVMRIGRALENELVVSDLQVSRHHAEFHATPDGRFEIRDLGSHNGTYVNGMPIAKGGSALLGPHDIVGVGHSTFRLVGDRLEEFVDTGEVSFSARHLTVTVDGGKQILKDVSFGVPEKSLVAVIGPSGSGKSTLLKALTGYRPANQGDVLYDNRNLYKQFAELRQRIGLVPQDDILHKELTVKKALKYAAKLRFPADTTGAERDARIDEVLRELKLDIHKEKKVTSLSGGQRKRVSVALELLTKPSLIFLDEPTSGLDPGMDRDVMQLLRGLADDGRTVLVVTHSVAELAICDKLLVMAPGGAVAYFGPPEEALNFFGYDTWADVFSAFENYRDYDWAGRWKGSQHYQMYAADIDAVAPQSTQMPPAQAMKPPKPQGWGSQLMTLMRRYVSVIASDKGFLALTVILPAVLGSVSLLIDNGKTLLVNAKILPSGAHVANGTATTVLLILAVGACFAGAANSVRELIKERVIYERERATGLSRSAYLMSKVIVLGVITMLQGALVGAIGFGSREVPSEGLILKSLPKVELTLPIMALGFVSMMFGLIISSLVKTAEKTMPLLVMFAIVQVVFTGCLFILNGTVGVNQFSYLMPARWAVAASGATLDLNNIFPNQDDPTSTDPLWNHTAGAWTLDMIALVVLGVVCGFFVARFLRRHEPEVMRK